One window of the Klebsiella sp. WP3-W18-ESBL-02 genome contains the following:
- the glnB gene encoding nitrogen regulatory protein P-II, whose amino-acid sequence MKKIDAIIKPFKLDDVREALAEVGITGMTVTEVKGFGRQKGHTELYRGAEYMVDFLPKVKIEIVVTDDIVDTCVDTIIRTAQTGKIGDGKIFVFDVARVIRIRTGEEDDAAI is encoded by the coding sequence ATGAAAAAGATTGATGCGATTATTAAACCCTTCAAACTGGATGACGTACGTGAAGCGCTGGCGGAAGTTGGCATCACCGGTATGACGGTAACGGAAGTGAAAGGCTTTGGTCGCCAGAAGGGCCACACCGAACTGTACCGCGGCGCGGAGTACATGGTGGACTTTCTGCCGAAGGTGAAAATTGAAATCGTGGTGACTGACGATATTGTTGATACCTGCGTCGATACCATTATCCGTACCGCGCAAACCGGCAAAATCGGCGACGGTAAAATCTTCGTCTTTGACGTAGCGCGCGTTATTCGTATCCGTACCGGTGAAGAGGATGACGCGGCAATCTAA
- the dtpD gene encoding dipeptide permease DtpD → MKTPSQPRAIYYIVAIQIWEYFSFYGMRALLILYLTHQLGFNDSHAINLFSAYASLVYVTPILGGWLADRLLGNRTAVIAGAILMTLGHVVLGIESDATWSLYLALAIIICGYGLFKSNISCLLGELYAPDDQRRDGGFSLLYAAGNIGSIAAPIACGLAAQWYGWHVGFALAGVGMFVGLLVFLSGHRHFRHTQGVNRPALREVKFALPAWGWLLLMLCLAPVCFTLLLENDAAGYLLGIVCAAAAVIVARIMLRFPQQRRALWQIVLLMLTGTLFWVLAQQGGSSISLFIDRFVNRRWLNIEVPTALFQSVNAIAVMSAGVALAWLARPEGGISSTLRVWLKFAFGLALMAAGFMLLALNARGAQLHGQASMGMMIAGLAMMGFAELFIDPVAMAQITRLNLPGVTGVLTGIYMLATGSVANWLAGVVAQKTTESQISETAIDAYGHFFSQMGEWTLGCVALIVVAVALKRLMRSSSIPLAQTDE, encoded by the coding sequence ATGAAAACACCCTCACAACCGCGCGCGATCTACTACATCGTGGCGATTCAAATCTGGGAATACTTCAGCTTTTACGGCATGCGTGCCCTCCTCATCCTTTATCTCACCCACCAGCTCGGCTTTAACGACAGCCACGCCATCAATCTTTTCAGCGCTTACGCCTCTTTGGTCTATGTAACCCCTATTCTGGGCGGCTGGCTCGCCGACCGCCTGCTCGGTAACCGAACGGCAGTGATTGCCGGTGCGATACTGATGACGCTCGGCCACGTGGTGCTCGGCATCGAGTCTGACGCAACCTGGAGTCTGTATCTGGCGCTGGCGATTATTATCTGCGGCTACGGCCTGTTTAAGTCCAATATCAGCTGTCTGCTCGGCGAGCTGTATGCGCCCGACGACCAGCGTCGCGACGGTGGTTTCTCGCTGCTGTACGCGGCGGGTAATATCGGCTCCATCGCCGCGCCCATCGCCTGCGGTCTGGCGGCGCAGTGGTACGGCTGGCACGTCGGTTTTGCACTGGCGGGCGTGGGCATGTTTGTTGGCCTGCTGGTCTTTTTAAGCGGTCACCGCCACTTCCGTCATACCCAAGGAGTGAACCGCCCGGCGCTGCGTGAGGTAAAGTTTGCCCTGCCAGCCTGGGGCTGGCTGCTGTTAATGCTGTGCCTTGCGCCTGTGTGCTTCACGCTGCTGCTGGAGAATGACGCGGCGGGTTATTTACTGGGCATCGTCTGCGCCGCCGCGGCGGTAATTGTCGCCCGCATCATGCTGCGCTTCCCGCAGCAGCGCCGCGCGCTGTGGCAAATCGTTTTGCTGATGCTAACCGGTACGCTGTTCTGGGTGCTGGCCCAGCAGGGTGGCAGCTCTATCAGCCTGTTTATCGATCGCTTCGTCAACCGCCGCTGGTTGAATATTGAGGTGCCTACCGCCCTCTTCCAGTCGGTTAACGCCATTGCGGTGATGTCCGCCGGTGTGGCATTGGCCTGGCTGGCTCGTCCGGAAGGCGGCATCAGTTCGACGCTGCGGGTATGGTTGAAGTTTGCCTTTGGTCTGGCATTGATGGCCGCAGGCTTTATGCTGCTGGCCCTGAACGCGCGTGGCGCACAGCTACACGGCCAGGCGTCGATGGGGATGATGATTGCCGGCCTGGCGATGATGGGCTTTGCTGAACTGTTTATCGACCCGGTGGCGATGGCGCAAATTACCCGCCTCAATCTGCCCGGCGTCACCGGCGTGTTGACCGGCATCTACATGTTAGCTACCGGCTCGGTAGCCAACTGGCTGGCAGGCGTAGTGGCGCAGAAAACGACCGAGTCGCAGATTAGCGAAACGGCTATCGACGCCTACGGGCATTTTTTCTCGCAAATGGGGGAATGGACGCTGGGCTGCGTGGCGCTAATCGTGGTGGCGGTTGCGTTGAAACGTCTGATGCGTTCGTCCAGCATACCTTTAGCACAGACCGACGAGTGA
- the hmpA gene encoding NO-inducible flavohemoprotein, producing the protein MLDAQTIATVKATIPLLVETGPKLTAHFYDRMFTHNPELKEIFNMSNQRNGDQREALFNAIAAYASNIENLPALLPAVEKIAQKHTSFQIKPEQYNIVGAHLLATLDEMFSPGQEVLDAWGKAYGVLAGVFIQREAEIYQDNANKTGGWEGTRAFRIVKKIPQSALVASFEMEPVDGEPVADYQPGQYLAVWLKPEDFAFQEIRQYSLTRSPNGKGYRIAVKRENGGQVSNWLHNAAKEGDVIHLAAPAGDFFLNVSAQTPVTLISGGVGQTPMLAMLDSLAKRHHPAQVNWFHAAENGEVHAFADEVKAHGAALPHFRSHVWYRTPTDADREAGAFDSEGLMTLAPLAESLQDPQMQFYLCGPIAFMQHAAKQLVAQGINAERIHYECFGPHKVL; encoded by the coding sequence ATGCTAGATGCTCAAACCATCGCGACCGTGAAAGCCACCATTCCGCTGCTGGTTGAAACCGGCCCGAAGCTCACCGCCCACTTTTATGACCGGATGTTTACCCATAATCCGGAGCTGAAAGAGATTTTCAATATGAGCAACCAGCGCAACGGCGATCAGCGTGAAGCGCTGTTCAACGCGATTGCCGCCTATGCCAGTAATATTGAAAATCTGCCGGCTCTGCTGCCAGCGGTGGAGAAAATTGCGCAGAAGCACACTAGCTTCCAGATTAAGCCAGAGCAGTACAACATTGTCGGTGCTCATCTGTTAGCGACGCTGGATGAGATGTTCAGCCCGGGTCAGGAAGTGCTGGACGCATGGGGTAAAGCCTACGGCGTGCTGGCCGGCGTGTTTATCCAGCGTGAAGCGGAGATCTATCAGGACAACGCCAACAAAACCGGCGGCTGGGAAGGCACTCGTGCTTTCCGCATCGTCAAAAAAATCCCGCAAAGCGCGCTGGTCGCCAGCTTCGAAATGGAACCGGTAGACGGTGAGCCCGTCGCGGATTATCAGCCGGGGCAGTATCTGGCGGTCTGGCTGAAGCCGGAAGATTTTGCATTCCAGGAAATTCGTCAGTATTCACTGACGCGCAGCCCGAACGGTAAGGGTTACCGCATTGCGGTAAAACGCGAAAACGGCGGCCAGGTTTCAAACTGGCTGCATAACGCGGCAAAAGAAGGCGATGTTATCCATCTGGCTGCACCTGCTGGCGATTTCTTCCTGAATGTTTCCGCGCAGACGCCGGTTACCTTGATTTCCGGCGGCGTCGGCCAGACGCCGATGCTGGCGATGCTGGATAGTCTGGCCAAACGCCACCATCCGGCGCAGGTAAACTGGTTCCACGCGGCGGAAAACGGTGAAGTTCACGCCTTTGCGGATGAAGTGAAGGCCCACGGCGCAGCGCTGCCGCACTTCCGCTCGCATGTGTGGTATCGCACGCCAACCGACGCCGATCGCGAAGCAGGTGCCTTTGATAGCGAAGGCCTGATGACGCTGGCCCCGCTGGCAGAAAGTCTGCAGGACCCGCAGATGCAGTTCTATCTCTGTGGCCCGATTGCCTTTATGCAACACGCCGCGAAACAGCTGGTGGCGCAGGGCATCAACGCCGAACGCATTCATTACGAATGCTTCGGGCCGCACAAAGTTCTGTAA
- the cadA gene encoding lysine decarboxylase CadA, with the protein MNVIAIMNHMGVYFKEEPIRELHRALEGLNFQIVYPNDREDLLKLIENNARLCGVIFDWDKYNLELCEEISAMNEYMPVYAFANSYSTLDVSLNDLRMQVRFFEYALGAADDIAAKIRQNTDEYIDTIMPPLTKALFKYVREGKYTFCTPGHMGGTAFQKSPVGSIFYDFFGPNTMKSDISISVSELGSLLDHSGPHKEAEEYIARVFNAERSYMVTNGTSTANKIVGMYSAPAGSTVLIDRNCHKSLTHLMMMSDITPIYFRPTRNAYGILGGIPQSEFQRATIEKRVKATPNASWPVHAVITNSTYDGLLYNTDFIKKTLDVKSIHFDSAWVPYTNFSPIYEGKCGMSGGRVEGKVIYETQSTHKLLAAFSQASMIHVKGDVNEETFNEAYMMHTTTSPHYGIVASTETAAAMMKGNAGKRLINGSIERAIKFRKEIKRLKGESEGWFFDVWQPEHIDGPECWPLRSDSAWHGFKNIDNEHMYLDPIKVTILTPGMKKDGTMDEFGIPASLVAKYLDERGIIVEKTGPYNLLFLFSIGIDKTKALSLLRALTEFKRAFDLNLRVKNILPALYREAPEFYENMRIQELAQNIHKLVEHHNLPDLMFRAFEVLPEMEMTPYAAFQKELHGETEEIYLEEMVGRVNANMILPYPPGVPLVMPGEKITEQSRPVLEFLQMLCEIGAHYPGFETDIHGAYRQADGRYTVKVLKENNTK; encoded by the coding sequence ATGAATGTTATTGCTATCATGAACCACATGGGCGTCTATTTTAAAGAAGAGCCTATTCGTGAACTTCATCGCGCCCTGGAAGGCCTGAACTTCCAGATTGTCTACCCGAATGACCGTGAAGACCTGCTGAAGCTGATTGAAAATAACGCCCGCCTGTGCGGCGTGATCTTCGACTGGGATAAATACAATCTCGAACTGTGCGAAGAAATCAGCGCGATGAACGAGTACATGCCGGTATACGCTTTTGCTAATAGCTACTCCACTCTCGACGTGAGTCTGAACGATCTGCGCATGCAGGTTCGCTTCTTCGAGTATGCGCTTGGCGCCGCCGACGATATCGCCGCGAAAATCCGTCAGAACACCGATGAGTACATCGATACCATCATGCCGCCGCTGACCAAAGCGCTGTTCAAATACGTTCGCGAAGGCAAATACACCTTCTGTACGCCTGGTCATATGGGCGGTACCGCTTTCCAGAAAAGCCCGGTCGGCAGCATTTTCTACGACTTCTTTGGCCCGAACACCATGAAGTCCGATATCTCCATTTCCGTTTCCGAGCTGGGTTCACTGCTGGACCACTCCGGCCCACACAAAGAAGCGGAAGAGTATATTGCCCGCGTCTTTAATGCCGAACGCAGCTATATGGTCACCAACGGCACCTCCACGGCCAACAAAATCGTTGGTATGTACTCCGCGCCGGCGGGCAGCACCGTACTGATTGACCGTAACTGCCATAAATCGCTGACCCATCTAATGATGATGAGCGATATTACGCCAATCTACTTCCGTCCAACCCGTAACGCCTACGGCATTCTGGGCGGTATTCCGCAGAGCGAGTTCCAGCGCGCCACGATTGAAAAACGCGTAAAAGCCACGCCGAACGCCAGCTGGCCGGTGCATGCCGTTATCACCAACTCCACTTACGACGGTCTGCTCTACAACACCGATTTCATCAAGAAAACGCTGGACGTGAAGTCCATCCACTTCGACTCAGCCTGGGTGCCTTACACCAACTTCTCGCCGATTTATGAAGGGAAATGCGGGATGAGCGGCGGCCGTGTGGAAGGTAAAGTGATCTACGAAACGCAGTCTACGCACAAGCTGCTGGCAGCGTTCTCCCAGGCTTCCATGATTCATGTGAAAGGTGACGTGAACGAAGAAACCTTCAACGAAGCCTACATGATGCACACCACCACCTCTCCGCACTACGGTATCGTGGCCTCCACCGAAACCGCCGCGGCGATGATGAAAGGCAACGCCGGTAAGCGCCTGATTAACGGTTCTATCGAACGTGCGATTAAGTTCCGTAAAGAGATTAAGCGTCTGAAAGGCGAGTCTGAAGGCTGGTTCTTCGATGTCTGGCAGCCGGAACATATCGATGGCCCTGAATGCTGGCCGCTGCGCTCTGACAGCGCATGGCACGGCTTCAAAAATATCGATAACGAGCACATGTACCTCGACCCGATTAAAGTCACCATTTTGACACCGGGGATGAAGAAAGACGGCACCATGGACGAGTTCGGTATCCCGGCAAGTCTGGTCGCGAAATACCTCGACGAACGCGGCATCATCGTTGAGAAAACCGGTCCGTACAACCTTCTGTTCCTGTTCAGCATCGGTATCGATAAAACCAAAGCGCTGAGCCTGCTGCGTGCGCTGACCGAGTTTAAACGCGCGTTCGACCTGAACCTGCGCGTGAAAAACATCCTGCCAGCGCTGTACCGCGAAGCGCCGGAGTTTTATGAAAACATGCGTATCCAGGAGCTGGCGCAGAACATTCATAAACTGGTTGAGCATCACAACCTGCCGGACCTGATGTTCCGCGCGTTTGAAGTGCTGCCGGAAATGGAAATGACCCCATACGCCGCCTTCCAGAAAGAGCTGCACGGTGAAACCGAAGAGATCTATCTGGAAGAGATGGTGGGCCGCGTTAACGCCAACATGATCCTGCCGTATCCTCCGGGCGTACCGCTGGTGATGCCGGGTGAGAAAATCACCGAGCAGAGCCGTCCGGTGCTCGAGTTCCTGCAGATGCTGTGTGAAATCGGCGCACATTATCCGGGCTTCGAAACCGACATCCACGGCGCCTATCGCCAGGCTGACGGTCGCTATACCGTAAAAGTGCTGAAAGAAAACAACACGAAATAA
- the glrR gene encoding two-component system response regulator GlrR, whose amino-acid sequence MSNRKPAHLLLVDDDPGLLKLLGMRLTSEGYRVDTAESGQQGLRVLAKERIDLVISDLRMDEMDGMQLFSEIQKVQPGMPVIILTAHGSIPDAVSATQQGVFSFLTKPVDKDALYKAIDEALERTSPANDDQWREAIVTRSPLMLRLLEQAQMVAQSDVSVLINGQSGTGKEILAQAIHNASPRRAKPFVAINCGALPEQLLESELFGHARGAFTGAVSNREGLFQAAEGGTLFLDEIGDMPAPLQVKLLRVLQERKVRPLGSNRDLDINVRIISATHRDLPKAMARGEFREDLFYRLNVVNLKLPTLAERTEDIPLLANYLLRQAADRHKPFVRAFSTDAMKRLMAANWPGNVRQLVNVIEQCVALTSSPVISDALVEQALEGENTALPTFVEARNQFELNYLRKLLQITKGNVTHAARMAGRNRTEFYKLLSRHELDANDFKE is encoded by the coding sequence AGTAACCGTAAACCCGCGCACCTGCTGTTGGTCGACGACGATCCCGGCCTGTTGAAGCTGCTGGGCATGCGTCTGACCAGCGAAGGTTATCGGGTGGATACCGCAGAAAGCGGCCAGCAGGGGCTGCGCGTGCTGGCAAAAGAGCGCATCGACCTGGTGATCAGCGATCTGCGCATGGACGAAATGGACGGCATGCAGCTGTTCAGCGAAATTCAGAAAGTGCAGCCGGGGATGCCGGTGATCATCCTTACCGCCCACGGTTCGATTCCGGACGCGGTCTCTGCCACCCAGCAGGGGGTGTTCAGCTTCTTAACCAAGCCGGTAGATAAAGACGCGCTCTATAAGGCCATCGACGAAGCGCTGGAGCGCACGTCGCCGGCGAACGATGACCAATGGCGAGAAGCGATTGTGACCCGCAGCCCGCTGATGCTGCGTCTGCTCGAGCAGGCACAGATGGTAGCGCAGTCGGACGTGAGCGTGCTGATTAACGGCCAGAGCGGTACCGGGAAAGAGATTCTGGCGCAGGCGATTCACAACGCCAGCCCGCGCCGAGCCAAGCCGTTCGTGGCAATTAACTGCGGCGCGCTACCGGAGCAACTGCTGGAGTCTGAACTGTTCGGCCATGCGCGCGGGGCGTTTACCGGCGCGGTCAGCAACCGCGAAGGGCTGTTCCAGGCGGCCGAAGGCGGCACGCTGTTTCTGGATGAAATTGGCGACATGCCCGCACCGCTGCAGGTGAAGCTGCTGCGCGTGCTGCAGGAGCGCAAAGTCCGCCCGTTAGGCAGCAACCGCGATCTGGACATTAACGTGCGGATTATCTCCGCGACCCACCGGGATCTGCCGAAGGCGATGGCGCGCGGCGAGTTTCGCGAAGATCTGTTCTACCGCCTGAACGTGGTCAATCTCAAGCTCCCGACGCTTGCCGAGCGTACCGAGGACATTCCGCTGCTGGCCAACTACCTGCTGCGCCAGGCGGCCGATCGGCATAAGCCGTTTGTCCGCGCCTTTTCCACCGATGCCATGAAGCGGTTGATGGCGGCCAATTGGCCGGGCAACGTGCGCCAGCTGGTCAATGTGATTGAGCAGTGCGTGGCGCTCACCTCTTCGCCGGTCATCAGCGATGCGCTGGTGGAGCAGGCGCTGGAAGGTGAAAACACGGCGTTGCCGACCTTCGTTGAGGCGCGCAATCAGTTTGAACTCAACTACCTGCGTAAGCTGCTGCAAATCACCAAGGGCAACGTCACTCACGCCGCGAGAATGGCGGGCCGCAACCGTACCGAATTTTACAAGCTGCTGTCGCGTCATGAACTGGATGCCAACGACTTTAAAGAGTAG
- the cadB gene encoding cadaverine/lysine antiporter, with product MSSAKKIGLFACTGVVAGNMMGSGIALLPANLASIGGIAIWGWVISIIGAMSLAYVYARLATKNPQQGGPIAYAGELSPAFGFQTGVLYYHANWIGNLAIGITAVSYLSTFFPVLNDPIPAGIACIAIVWVFTFVNMLGGAWVSRLTTIGLFLVLIPVVLTAVVGWHWFDMATYHANWNTSTSTDPHAVIKSILLCLWAFVGVESAAVSTGMVKNPKRTVPLATMLGTAIAGVIYIAATQVISGMYPASVMAASGAPFAISASTILGGWAAPLVSAFTAFACLTSLGSWMMLVGQAGVRAANDGNFPKVYGEVDSNGIPKKGLLLAAVKMTALMVIITIMNSSGGKASDLFGELTGIAVLLTMLPYFYSCVDLIRFEGFNIRNSASLVCSVLGCAFCFIALMGANSFELSGTFIVSLVILMFYGRKMHQRQHNDNENNPAEAH from the coding sequence ATGAGTTCTGCCAAAAAGATCGGGCTATTCGCCTGTACCGGCGTCGTCGCCGGGAATATGATGGGGAGCGGTATTGCGTTATTACCAGCGAACCTCGCCAGCATTGGCGGTATTGCTATTTGGGGTTGGGTAATTTCTATTATCGGGGCAATGTCCCTGGCTTATGTTTATGCGCGACTGGCAACAAAAAACCCTCAACAGGGTGGGCCAATTGCCTACGCGGGTGAATTATCACCGGCATTTGGTTTCCAGACTGGTGTCCTTTATTATCACGCCAACTGGATTGGTAACCTGGCTATCGGGATTACCGCCGTCTCTTATTTATCCACGTTCTTCCCGGTATTAAACGATCCTATTCCGGCAGGCATTGCCTGTATCGCTATCGTGTGGGTCTTTACCTTTGTCAACATGCTGGGGGGAGCCTGGGTTAGCCGTTTGACCACTATTGGCCTTTTCCTGGTGCTGATCCCGGTAGTTCTGACCGCCGTGGTGGGCTGGCACTGGTTTGATATGGCCACCTACCATGCAAACTGGAACACCTCTACCAGCACCGATCCACACGCGGTGATTAAAAGTATTCTGCTGTGCCTGTGGGCGTTTGTCGGCGTGGAATCTGCCGCCGTCAGCACCGGTATGGTGAAAAACCCGAAACGTACCGTGCCGCTGGCCACTATGCTGGGAACCGCAATCGCCGGTGTTATCTACATTGCGGCAACGCAGGTTATCTCTGGTATGTACCCGGCTTCCGTCATGGCAGCGTCCGGTGCGCCGTTCGCCATCAGCGCCTCCACCATTCTGGGCGGCTGGGCCGCGCCGCTGGTTTCTGCCTTCACCGCCTTTGCGTGCCTGACTTCGCTGGGCTCCTGGATGATGCTGGTTGGTCAGGCCGGGGTGCGCGCGGCCAACGATGGCAACTTCCCGAAAGTGTACGGTGAAGTTGATAGCAACGGTATTCCGAAAAAAGGTCTGCTGCTGGCCGCCGTTAAAATGACCGCGCTGATGGTTATCATCACCATCATGAACTCCAGCGGGGGTAAAGCCTCCGACCTGTTCGGTGAGCTGACCGGTATCGCCGTTCTGTTGACCATGCTGCCGTACTTCTACTCTTGCGTTGACCTGATTCGCTTCGAAGGCTTCAACATCCGTAACTCAGCAAGCCTGGTGTGCTCTGTGCTCGGCTGCGCATTCTGCTTCATCGCGCTGATGGGCGCCAACTCCTTCGAGCTGTCCGGCACCTTTATCGTCAGCCTGGTCATCCTGATGTTCTACGGCCGCAAAATGCACCAGCGTCAGCACAATGACAACGAAAACAATCCGGCTGAAGCGCACTAA
- the glyA gene encoding serine hydroxymethyltransferase has protein sequence MLKREMNIADYDAELWQAMEQEKVRQEEHIELIASENYTSPRVMQAQGSQLTNKYAEGYPGKRYYGGCEYVDIVEQLAIDRAKELFGADYANVQPHSGSQANFAVYTALLQPGDTVLGMNLAQGGHLTHGSPVNFSGKLYNIVPYGIDESGKIDYEEMAKLAQTHKPKMIIGGFSAYSGVVDWAKMREIADSIGAYLFVDMAHVAGLIAAGVYPNPVPHAHVVTTTTHKTLAGPRGGLILAKGGDEELYKKLNSAVFPSAQGGPLMHVIAGKAVALKEAMEPEFKVYQQQVAKNAKAMVEVFLNRGYKVVSGGTENHLFLLDLVDKNLTGKEADAALGRANITVNKNSVPNDPKSPFVTSGIRIGSPAITRRGFKEAEAKELAGWMCDVLDNINDEATIERVKAKVLDICARFPVYA, from the coding sequence ATGTTAAAGCGTGAAATGAACATTGCCGATTATGATGCCGAACTGTGGCAGGCTATGGAGCAAGAAAAAGTACGTCAGGAAGAGCACATTGAACTGATCGCCTCCGAAAACTACACCAGCCCACGCGTTATGCAGGCGCAGGGCTCTCAGCTGACCAACAAATATGCTGAAGGTTATCCGGGTAAGCGTTACTACGGCGGCTGTGAATACGTCGATATCGTGGAACAGCTGGCTATCGACCGCGCGAAAGAACTGTTCGGCGCCGACTATGCTAACGTTCAGCCGCACTCGGGTTCTCAGGCTAACTTTGCTGTCTACACCGCGCTGCTGCAGCCGGGCGATACCGTGCTGGGTATGAACCTGGCGCAGGGCGGCCACCTGACTCACGGCTCTCCGGTTAACTTCTCCGGCAAACTGTACAACATCGTGCCTTATGGTATCGACGAGTCCGGCAAAATTGACTACGAAGAAATGGCCAAGCTGGCGCAGACCCACAAACCGAAGATGATCATCGGCGGCTTCTCTGCTTACTCCGGCGTAGTCGATTGGGCAAAAATGCGTGAAATCGCCGACAGCATCGGCGCTTACCTGTTCGTTGACATGGCGCACGTTGCGGGTCTGATTGCCGCAGGCGTTTACCCGAACCCGGTTCCGCATGCTCACGTTGTGACCACCACGACCCACAAAACCCTGGCGGGTCCGCGCGGCGGCCTGATCCTGGCGAAAGGTGGTGATGAAGAGCTGTACAAAAAACTGAACTCTGCCGTGTTCCCAAGCGCGCAGGGCGGCCCGCTGATGCACGTGATTGCCGGTAAAGCGGTAGCGCTGAAAGAAGCGATGGAGCCGGAGTTCAAAGTCTACCAGCAGCAGGTTGCGAAAAACGCCAAAGCGATGGTGGAAGTGTTCCTGAACCGCGGTTACAAAGTGGTGTCTGGCGGGACTGAAAACCACCTGTTCCTGCTGGACCTGGTGGATAAAAACCTGACCGGTAAAGAAGCTGACGCTGCCCTGGGTCGCGCTAACATCACCGTGAACAAAAACAGCGTGCCGAACGATCCGAAGAGCCCGTTTGTGACTTCCGGTATCCGCATCGGTTCTCCGGCTATCACTCGCCGCGGCTTCAAAGAAGCGGAAGCGAAGGAGCTGGCTGGCTGGATGTGTGACGTGCTGGATAACATCAATGATGAAGCCACCATCGAACGCGTGAAAGCAAAAGTGCTGGATATCTGCGCTCGCTTCCCGGTTTACGCATAA
- the cadC gene encoding lysine decarboxylation/transport transcriptional activator CadC: protein MQQPVVRVGEWLIAPSINQISRPGQQLTLEPRLIDLLMYFAQHPGEVLSRDELIDNIWMRNMVTSHVVTQSISELRKSLRSGDDGHAEYIITVPKRGYQLTAEVTWLDETDTGADIPPPVTSPTATATVPTAQPLPAPENTPAAVTPPGAQRRWFSSFWTQCAFLLSLGVLIAMVLLTVVRPHPQITRSHLLLNPRDIDVRFEPGVSCNNWASQQAYAIGLGTLITTSLNTYSTFMVHDKTNYNVNEPSSSGKTLTISFVNQRHYRAQQCFMSVLLVDNADGSTMLDKRYFVTDSNLVSIQRDLFDSLSTALTQPWPEQVQEQLAHLDLTQPLSLAQFYQALLLISDGDAPSLTKASSLLDSIIKQSPDFAYGYAQKAMVDVLRHSQQPFDSQQLLALSKELDKVEKMPEMQNSGILFRIQAINALGTGNIDSAYEAINKSIDLEMSWLNYVILGKVYEMKGENRLAADAYITAFNLRPGDNTLYWIENGVFQTSIEKIVPYLQTFLPKES, encoded by the coding sequence ATGCAACAACCGGTCGTACGCGTTGGGGAATGGCTGATCGCACCCTCTATTAATCAAATCAGCCGCCCTGGACAACAGCTCACCCTGGAACCTCGATTAATCGATTTGCTGATGTACTTTGCCCAGCATCCGGGTGAAGTGCTGAGCCGTGATGAACTGATCGATAATATCTGGATGCGCAACATGGTGACCAGCCACGTGGTCACCCAGAGCATTTCTGAACTACGCAAGTCGCTTCGCAGCGGCGATGATGGTCACGCTGAATACATTATAACCGTCCCGAAACGCGGCTATCAGCTGACGGCAGAAGTGACCTGGCTCGATGAAACCGACACGGGTGCCGATATCCCGCCGCCGGTAACATCCCCTACCGCAACAGCAACCGTACCCACAGCGCAGCCCCTTCCCGCCCCAGAAAATACGCCCGCTGCCGTGACGCCGCCAGGAGCCCAGCGTCGCTGGTTTTCCAGTTTCTGGACCCAGTGCGCCTTTTTACTGTCGCTGGGCGTGCTGATTGCCATGGTGCTGCTGACCGTCGTTCGTCCGCATCCACAGATTACGCGCTCGCACCTGCTGCTCAACCCGCGCGATATTGATGTGCGCTTCGAGCCAGGGGTGTCATGCAATAACTGGGCATCACAGCAGGCCTACGCTATTGGGCTGGGAACGCTGATCACCACATCGCTGAACACTTACTCCACCTTTATGGTGCACGACAAAACCAACTATAACGTTAACGAGCCCAGCAGTTCGGGGAAAACGCTGACCATTAGCTTTGTGAACCAGCGCCATTACCGCGCGCAGCAGTGCTTTATGTCGGTGTTGCTGGTCGATAACGCCGACGGCTCGACCATGCTTGATAAGCGCTATTTCGTCACCGACAGCAACCTGGTCTCCATTCAACGCGATCTGTTCGATAGCCTTTCCACCGCGCTAACCCAGCCGTGGCCAGAGCAAGTACAGGAGCAACTGGCGCATCTGGATCTCACACAGCCGCTGTCGCTGGCGCAGTTTTATCAGGCGCTGCTGCTGATTTCTGACGGCGATGCGCCATCATTAACCAAAGCCAGCTCATTGCTGGATAGCATTATTAAGCAGTCGCCAGATTTTGCCTACGGCTACGCGCAGAAGGCAATGGTTGATGTATTACGCCATTCTCAGCAGCCTTTTGATAGCCAACAGCTGCTGGCGCTCAGTAAAGAATTAGACAAAGTCGAAAAAATGCCGGAAATGCAAAATAGCGGCATCCTGTTCCGTATTCAGGCAATTAATGCACTGGGGACAGGGAACATCGATAGCGCCTATGAAGCGATTAATAAAAGTATCGATCTGGAAATGTCATGGCTGAACTACGTGATATTAGGAAAGGTATACGAAATGAAAGGCGAGAATCGTCTTGCAGCCGATGCTTATATTACCGCGTTTAATTTACGCCCCGGCGACAATACGCTGTACTGGATTGAAAATGGCGTATTCCAAACATCGATAGAAAAAATTGTTCCGTATCTGCAAACTTTCCTACCTAAAGAATCATAG